The following proteins are co-located in the Nocardia bhagyanarayanae genome:
- the tsf gene encoding translation elongation factor Ts yields the protein MANYTAADVKRLRELTGSGMMDCKKALEETDGDFDKAVEVLRIKGAKDVGKRAERATAEGLVVAQDGVLIEINSETDFVAKNDEFQGLANQIVAAAAKARPADLDALKAVDLGGKTADQAVQELAAKIGEKLELRRAVSFEGPVATYLHKRSSDLPPAVGVLVEYQGEGEAAAEAARAAAMQIAALKAKYVTRDEVPADVVENERRIAEQTAREEGKPEAALPKITEGRVNGFFKDVVLLEQASVTDSKKTVKALLDEAGVTVTRFARFEVGQA from the coding sequence ATGGCGAACTACACCGCTGCCGATGTGAAGCGGCTCCGGGAGCTGACCGGCTCCGGGATGATGGACTGCAAGAAGGCCCTCGAAGAGACCGACGGTGACTTCGACAAGGCCGTCGAGGTCCTGCGCATCAAGGGCGCCAAGGACGTCGGCAAGCGCGCCGAGCGCGCCACCGCCGAGGGTCTGGTCGTCGCGCAGGACGGCGTGCTGATCGAGATCAACTCCGAGACCGACTTCGTCGCCAAGAACGACGAGTTCCAGGGTCTGGCCAACCAGATCGTCGCGGCGGCCGCCAAGGCCCGCCCCGCCGACCTGGACGCGCTCAAGGCCGTCGACCTGGGTGGCAAGACCGCCGACCAGGCCGTGCAGGAGCTCGCCGCGAAGATCGGCGAGAAGCTGGAGCTGCGCCGCGCCGTGTCCTTCGAGGGCCCGGTCGCGACCTACCTGCACAAGCGCTCCTCGGACCTGCCGCCCGCCGTCGGCGTGCTGGTCGAGTACCAGGGTGAGGGCGAGGCTGCCGCCGAGGCCGCTCGCGCCGCCGCCATGCAGATCGCCGCGCTGAAGGCCAAGTACGTGACCCGCGACGAGGTTCCGGCCGACGTCGTGGAGAACGAGCGCCGCATCGCCGAGCAGACCGCTCGCGAGGAGGGCAAGCCCGAGGCCGCGCTGCCGAAGATCACCGAGGGCCGCGTCAACGGCTTCTTCAAGGACGTCGTCCTGCTCGAGCAGGCGTCGGTCACCGACTCGAAGAAGACCGTCAAGGCCCTGCTGGACGAGGCCGGTGTCACCGTGACCCGCTTCGCGCGGTTCGAGGTCGGCCAGGCCTGA
- the frr gene encoding ribosome recycling factor has translation MIEEALFDAEEKMEKAVSVAKDDLGTIRTGRANPGMFSRVVVDYYGSPTPVTQMSSITVPEPRMVVIKPYEAGQLGAIETAIRNSDLGVNPTNNGDILRISIPQLTEERRRELVKQAKSKGEDAKVAIRNVRRKAMDELSRIQKDGEAGEDEVGRAEKELDKTTAKYVNSIDELVKHKEAELLEV, from the coding sequence GTGATTGAAGAAGCGCTCTTCGACGCCGAGGAGAAGATGGAGAAGGCCGTCTCGGTGGCGAAGGACGATCTCGGGACCATCCGCACCGGACGCGCGAATCCGGGCATGTTCTCCCGGGTCGTCGTGGACTACTACGGATCGCCCACCCCGGTCACCCAGATGTCCAGCATCACGGTGCCCGAGCCGCGGATGGTGGTGATCAAGCCCTACGAGGCCGGGCAGCTAGGTGCGATCGAGACCGCGATCCGCAACTCGGATCTCGGTGTCAACCCCACCAACAACGGGGACATCCTGCGCATCTCCATCCCGCAGCTCACCGAGGAACGCCGCCGCGAGCTGGTCAAGCAGGCCAAGAGCAAGGGCGAGGACGCCAAGGTCGCGATTCGCAACGTGCGCCGCAAGGCCATGGACGAACTCTCGCGCATCCAGAAGGATGGCGAGGCGGGTGAGGACGAGGTCGGGCGCGCCGAGAAGGAGCTCGACAAGACCACCGCCAAATATGTGAACAGCATCGACGAGCTGGTCAAGCACAAGGAAGCCGAACTGCTCGAGGTCTGA
- the rlmN gene encoding 23S rRNA (adenine(2503)-C(2))-methyltransferase RlmN, which produces MTASLPLVFDAPRRGMPPRHLADLDAEGRRAAVEELGLPKFRADQIARQYFGRLQADPELMTDLPAAVREKVGSALFPPLLSVVKHVACDDGQTRKTLWRAGDGTLLESVLMRYADRNTLCISSQAGCGMACPFCATGQGGLNRNLSTAEIVDQVRAAAAALRDGEVAGGEGRLSNIVFMGMGEPLANYKRVVAAVRRITSPAPDGLGISQRNVVVSTVGLAPAIRKLADEGLSVTLAVSLHTPDDELRDTLVPVNNRWPVSEVLDAARYYADTTGRRVSVEYALIRDINDQPWRADMLGAKLHKALGSRVHVNVIPLNPTPGSKWDASPKPVEQEFVRRVNAQGVPCTVRDTRGQEIAAACGQLAAEN; this is translated from the coding sequence ATGACCGCCTCCCTGCCCCTGGTTTTCGACGCTCCGCGCCGTGGCATGCCGCCGCGGCATCTCGCCGATCTCGATGCCGAGGGGCGGCGCGCCGCGGTCGAGGAGCTTGGCCTGCCCAAGTTTCGCGCCGACCAGATCGCGCGGCAGTACTTCGGGCGGTTGCAGGCCGATCCCGAGCTGATGACCGATCTGCCCGCCGCGGTGCGGGAGAAGGTCGGCTCGGCGCTGTTCCCGCCGCTGCTCTCGGTGGTCAAGCACGTCGCCTGTGACGACGGACAGACCCGCAAGACGCTGTGGCGCGCCGGTGACGGCACCCTGTTGGAGAGCGTGCTCATGCGCTACGCCGACCGCAACACCCTGTGCATCTCCAGCCAGGCGGGTTGCGGCATGGCCTGCCCGTTCTGCGCGACCGGGCAGGGTGGGCTGAACCGCAACCTGTCCACCGCCGAGATCGTCGACCAGGTGCGCGCCGCCGCGGCGGCGCTGCGCGACGGCGAGGTGGCGGGCGGCGAGGGCAGACTGTCGAACATCGTCTTCATGGGCATGGGCGAGCCGCTGGCCAACTACAAGCGGGTGGTCGCCGCGGTGCGCCGCATCACCTCGCCCGCGCCGGACGGGCTCGGCATCTCGCAGCGCAACGTCGTGGTCTCGACCGTCGGCCTGGCGCCCGCTATCCGCAAGCTGGCCGACGAAGGTCTGTCGGTGACGCTGGCCGTCTCGCTGCACACGCCCGACGACGAACTGCGCGATACCCTCGTGCCGGTGAACAACCGCTGGCCGGTCTCCGAGGTGCTGGACGCGGCGCGCTACTACGCCGACACGACCGGCCGTCGCGTCTCGGTCGAGTACGCGCTCATCCGCGACATCAACGATCAGCCGTGGCGCGCCGACATGCTCGGCGCCAAACTGCACAAGGCGCTGGGCTCGCGCGTGCACGTCAACGTCATCCCGCTCAATCCGACCCCGGGCAGCAAGTGGGACGCCAGCCCGAAGCCGGTCGAGCAGGAGTTCGTTCGCCGGGTCAATGCCCAGGGCGTGCCGTGCACCGTCCGTGACACCCGCGGCCAGGAGATCGCCGCCGCCTGCGGGCAGCTGGCCGCCGAGAACTGA
- a CDS encoding alpha/beta hydrolase has translation MSAEPTIVLVHGFWGGAAHWGKVIVELRKRGFVNLRAVENPLTSLADDAARTRQMIEQVDGPVLLVGHSYGGAVITEAGDLPNVVGLVYVAAFAPDAGESPGQISQELPPAAFDNIAPDSDGYLWIRQDKFQESFAQDLSDDEALVMAVTQKAPLASTFGDAVTAPAWKNKPSWYQVSTADRMIDPDNERRMAERMKPRKIIELDASHASLASRPGAIVDLIEEAVRDLGLS, from the coding sequence ATGTCCGCTGAGCCGACTATCGTCTTGGTGCACGGTTTCTGGGGCGGGGCCGCCCACTGGGGCAAAGTGATCGTCGAACTGCGCAAGCGCGGCTTCGTCAATTTGCGCGCCGTCGAGAATCCGTTGACGTCGCTGGCCGACGACGCGGCCCGCACGCGACAGATGATCGAACAGGTCGACGGGCCGGTATTGCTCGTCGGCCACTCCTACGGCGGGGCGGTGATCACCGAGGCCGGTGACCTGCCGAACGTGGTGGGCCTGGTCTACGTCGCGGCCTTCGCGCCCGACGCGGGGGAGAGCCCCGGGCAGATCAGTCAGGAACTGCCGCCCGCGGCCTTCGACAACATCGCACCGGACTCCGACGGTTACCTGTGGATCAGGCAGGACAAGTTCCAGGAGAGCTTCGCCCAGGATCTCTCCGACGACGAGGCGCTGGTCATGGCTGTCACGCAGAAAGCTCCGCTGGCCTCGACGTTCGGTGACGCCGTCACCGCGCCCGCGTGGAAGAACAAGCCGAGCTGGTACCAGGTCTCGACTGCCGACCGGATGATCGACCCCGACAACGAGCGCAGGATGGCCGAGCGCATGAAGCCACGCAAGATCATCGAGCTGGACGCGAGCCATGCCTCGCTCGCGTCGCGACCAGGCGCGATCGTCGACTTGATCGAGGAGGCGGTCCGCGACCTCGGATTGTCCTGA
- the rpsB gene encoding 30S ribosomal protein S2, with product MAVVTMKQLLDSGAHFGHQTRRWNPKMKRFIFTDRNGIYIIDLQQTLTYIDKAYEFVKETVAHGGTVLFVGTKKQAQESIAAEATRVGMPYVNQRWLGGMLTNFSTVHKRLQRLKELEAMEQTGGFEGRTKKEILMLTREMNKLERTLGGIRDMQKVPSAIWVVDTNKEHIAVGEARKLNIPVIAILDTNCDPDLVDYPIPGNDDAIRSAALLTKVVASAVAEGVQARAGIASGDEKPEAGAGEPLAEWEQELLAQAAPAAEPTAETPAEA from the coding sequence ATGGCTGTCGTAACCATGAAGCAGCTGCTCGACAGCGGCGCACACTTCGGACACCAGACCCGGCGCTGGAACCCGAAGATGAAGCGGTTCATCTTCACCGACCGCAACGGCATCTACATCATCGACCTGCAGCAGACGCTGACCTACATCGACAAGGCCTACGAGTTCGTCAAGGAGACCGTCGCCCACGGTGGCACCGTCCTCTTCGTCGGCACCAAGAAGCAGGCCCAGGAGTCGATCGCGGCCGAGGCGACTCGCGTCGGGATGCCCTACGTGAACCAGCGTTGGCTGGGCGGCATGCTCACCAACTTCTCCACCGTGCACAAGCGCCTGCAGCGCCTCAAGGAGCTCGAGGCCATGGAGCAGACCGGTGGCTTCGAGGGTCGCACCAAGAAGGAAATCCTCATGCTCACGCGTGAGATGAACAAGCTGGAGCGGACCCTCGGCGGTATCCGCGACATGCAGAAGGTGCCCTCGGCCATCTGGGTCGTCGACACCAACAAGGAGCACATCGCCGTCGGCGAGGCGCGCAAGCTGAACATCCCGGTCATCGCGATCCTGGATACCAACTGCGACCCCGACCTGGTCGACTACCCGATCCCGGGTAACGACGACGCGATCCGTTCCGCTGCTCTGCTGACCAAGGTCGTCGCCTCCGCGGTGGCCGAGGGCGTGCAGGCGCGGGCCGGTATCGCCTCCGGTGACGAGAAGCCGGAAGCCGGTGCGGGCGAGCCGCTCGCCGAGTGGGAGCAGGAGCTGCTTGCGCAGGCCGCCCCCGCCGCCGAGCCCACCGCCGAGACCCCGGCCGAGGCCTGA
- a CDS encoding phosphatidate cytidylyltransferase, whose amino-acid sequence MSDGTIVADNAAATGAAEEPTPGSGAPADTPGQSGDYTAGQFPEHPVPAEPVVPAPAAATSRAGRNLPAALAVGLGLGLSLIAILLFAPLVFIPVAAAGVGVATWEVAKRLREADVLVPRIPLIVGGQAVFWLGWPWGASGVAGAFAATALTCMVWRLFDHGLQTAPRNFLRDTAIAVFTLAWVPLLASFATLLLLEPDGNLRVLTFMILVVCSDVGGYVAGVLFGKHPMVPSISPKKSWEGFGGSLVFSVIGGLLTVTLLLDANSMIGVVLGVGLVLVATVGDLIESQIKRELGIKDMGTLLPGHGGIMDRLDSMLPSAFVSWLVLSTLL is encoded by the coding sequence GTGAGCGACGGGACAATCGTGGCCGACAATGCCGCCGCAACGGGTGCGGCCGAGGAGCCGACCCCGGGGAGCGGCGCCCCCGCAGACACCCCGGGCCAATCGGGTGACTACACGGCCGGACAGTTCCCCGAGCATCCCGTTCCCGCCGAACCCGTTGTCCCGGCGCCCGCCGCCGCGACGTCGCGAGCGGGCCGAAACCTACCCGCCGCGCTCGCGGTCGGCTTGGGGCTCGGCCTCTCGCTCATCGCGATCCTGCTGTTCGCGCCTCTGGTGTTCATCCCGGTCGCCGCGGCGGGTGTCGGCGTGGCGACTTGGGAGGTGGCCAAGCGGCTGCGTGAGGCCGACGTGCTCGTCCCGCGGATTCCGCTGATCGTCGGCGGTCAGGCGGTGTTCTGGCTCGGCTGGCCGTGGGGCGCGAGCGGTGTCGCGGGCGCGTTCGCGGCCACCGCGCTGACCTGCATGGTGTGGCGTTTGTTCGACCATGGTCTGCAGACCGCGCCGCGGAACTTCCTGCGCGACACGGCGATCGCGGTCTTCACCCTCGCGTGGGTTCCGTTGCTCGCGTCCTTCGCCACGCTGCTGCTGCTCGAGCCCGACGGCAACCTGCGGGTGCTGACCTTCATGATCCTGGTGGTCTGCTCCGACGTGGGCGGCTATGTGGCGGGTGTGCTGTTCGGCAAGCATCCGATGGTTCCGTCGATCAGTCCGAAGAAATCCTGGGAGGGTTTCGGCGGCTCGCTGGTGTTCAGCGTCATCGGCGGTCTGCTGACGGTCACCCTGCTGCTGGACGCCAATTCGATGATCGGCGTGGTGCTCGGTGTGGGGCTTGTGCTGGTCGCGACCGTCGGTGATCTGATCGAATCGCAGATCAAGCGAGAACTCGGCATCAAGGACATGGGCACCCTGTTGCCCGGGCACGGCGGCATCATGGACCGGCTCGACTCGATGCTGCCGTCCGCGTTCGTCTCCTGGCTGGTGCTGAGCACGCTGCTCTGA
- a CDS encoding LapA family protein → MSTNAEHEPEASRRDKPTVPPTTPPRTPPSPPATKPPMTGAKPSISSRTGYAWVGLVAGTLIMILLLIFILQNLQTVEVSMFFWNFHLPLGVAVLLSVILGALVMALVGGMRIMQLRRAAKR, encoded by the coding sequence ATGTCCACGAATGCCGAGCACGAGCCCGAGGCGAGCCGGCGCGACAAGCCGACCGTCCCGCCGACCACGCCGCCGCGTACTCCACCGTCGCCGCCCGCGACCAAGCCCCCGATGACGGGCGCAAAACCCTCGATCTCCTCGCGGACCGGCTACGCCTGGGTGGGGCTGGTGGCGGGCACGCTGATCATGATCCTGCTGCTCATCTTCATCCTGCAGAACTTGCAGACCGTCGAGGTCAGCATGTTCTTCTGGAACTTCCACCTCCCGCTCGGCGTCGCCGTGCTGCTCTCGGTGATCCTCGGGGCACTGGTGATGGCGCTGGTCGGCGGCATGCGCATCATGCAGTTGCGGCGCGCGGCCAAGCGCTGA
- a CDS encoding AraC family transcriptional regulator — MFTRTETFDALSEILDAVRLHGDIVLRCAPPPPFRVTVPGGVRMLHIVEQGELRLRAEGGGEMTLEPGDLVLLARGDAHTLYTDPNMPERPLRPSDLFRTDDELADPGTPRWVTGTFAVQEAIAGPLLSVLPAVVHIPAGRGDLEWLAVSLRLLLAEVTAASPGAAVMISRILDLLFIHTLRTWFAGNSASPGWLTAAMDPALGPVLAAIHRDPGRPWTVTDLAATAALSRSSFAERFTRLLGSPPAAYLTERRLDRAAHLLRATTEPVSRIADDVGYRSDAAFSRAFQRKFGAPPLRWRRSGARPNGDGFASA, encoded by the coding sequence TTGTTCACTCGTACCGAGACCTTCGACGCACTGTCGGAAATCCTCGACGCGGTCCGTCTGCACGGCGACATCGTGCTGCGCTGCGCGCCTCCGCCGCCGTTCCGCGTGACCGTGCCCGGCGGCGTGCGAATGCTGCACATCGTGGAACAGGGCGAGTTGCGGCTGCGCGCCGAAGGCGGCGGCGAGATGACGCTCGAGCCGGGCGATCTCGTGCTGCTGGCCCGTGGTGACGCGCATACGCTCTACACCGATCCGAACATGCCCGAACGACCGCTGCGCCCCAGCGACTTGTTCCGCACCGACGACGAACTCGCCGACCCCGGTACTCCGCGCTGGGTGACGGGGACCTTCGCCGTTCAAGAAGCGATCGCGGGCCCCTTGCTGTCGGTGCTGCCCGCTGTCGTCCACATTCCGGCGGGTCGCGGCGATCTCGAATGGCTGGCGGTCAGCCTGCGGCTGCTGCTCGCAGAGGTGACCGCCGCGAGCCCCGGCGCGGCCGTGATGATCTCGCGCATCCTCGATCTGCTGTTCATCCACACCCTGCGCACCTGGTTCGCCGGCAACAGCGCATCACCCGGCTGGCTTACCGCGGCCATGGATCCGGCGCTCGGCCCGGTGCTCGCCGCCATCCACCGCGACCCTGGGCGGCCGTGGACGGTGACCGACCTGGCGGCGACGGCCGCGCTGTCCAGGTCGTCCTTCGCCGAGCGGTTCACCCGCCTGCTCGGCAGCCCGCCCGCCGCCTATCTGACCGAACGCAGACTGGATCGCGCCGCGCACCTGCTGCGCGCCACCACCGAGCCGGTATCGAGGATCGCCGACGACGTCGGCTATCGCTCCGACGCGGCGTTCAGCCGAGCCTTTCAACGCAAGTTCGGGGCGCCCCCGCTGCGCTGGCGCCGATCGGGCGCTCGCCCGAACGGGGACGGATTCGCATCGGCCTGA
- the pyrH gene encoding UMP kinase has protein sequence MTDPGTERPGYRRVLLKLGGEMFGGGKVGLDPDVVQTVAEQIAEVVATGVQVAVVIGGGNFFRGAELEERGMERARSDYMGMLGTVMNSLALQDFLQKQGIDTRVQTAITMGQVAEPYLPLRAKRHLEKGRVVIFGAGMGMPYFSTDTTAAQRALEIGADVVLMAKAVDGVFTADPRVDATATMYTEITHKEAIERDLKVADATAFSLCMDNQMPILVFNLLTKGNIARAVAGEKIGTLVRS, from the coding sequence ATGACGGACCCGGGGACCGAACGCCCAGGATATCGCCGGGTACTTCTCAAACTGGGTGGCGAGATGTTCGGCGGCGGCAAGGTCGGCCTCGACCCGGACGTCGTGCAGACCGTCGCCGAGCAGATCGCCGAGGTCGTCGCGACCGGCGTGCAGGTGGCCGTGGTCATCGGCGGCGGCAACTTCTTCCGCGGCGCCGAGCTGGAGGAGCGTGGCATGGAGCGGGCCCGCTCCGACTACATGGGCATGCTCGGCACCGTGATGAACAGCCTTGCGCTGCAAGACTTTCTGCAGAAGCAGGGAATCGACACCCGGGTGCAGACCGCGATCACGATGGGCCAGGTCGCGGAGCCGTACCTGCCGCTGCGCGCCAAGCGCCACCTGGAGAAGGGCCGAGTCGTCATTTTCGGCGCGGGCATGGGCATGCCGTACTTCTCCACCGACACCACCGCGGCCCAGCGGGCCCTGGAGATCGGCGCCGACGTGGTGCTGATGGCCAAGGCGGTCGACGGCGTCTTCACCGCGGACCCCCGGGTCGACGCGACCGCGACGATGTACACCGAGATCACGCACAAAGAGGCCATCGAGCGCGACCTGAAGGTCGCGGACGCCACGGCTTTCAGCCTGTGTATGGACAACCAGATGCCCATCCTGGTGTTCAATCTGTTGACGAAGGGCAATATCGCCCGAGCGGTCGCCGGTGAGAAGATCGGCACATTGGTTCGGTCCTGA